The following coding sequences are from one Capsicum annuum cultivar UCD-10X-F1 chromosome 3, UCD10Xv1.1, whole genome shotgun sequence window:
- the LOC107864531 gene encoding uncharacterized protein LOC107864531 isoform X4 — protein MTETRTCEFDHNNNPKKSTGDEELKDGSSGLCCYGEKDGKGGILKDEFSGLLSTGDEVGLSGLCCYGEKDVKGGILEAGFSGLFSDDAEDDKDGVLRDGLSGLCSNDVKGGVLKESLSGLCSYGAEDDKGGILKDGLSGFCSYGTEGDKGGILEGGCSELPSSGDEDRCSVLPSSVDEDGLPVVSCDGDEDELSVVSCYGDEDDKGGILEHGFSGLPCSRDENGLSGLCNHGEKDVKGGILEKWLSGLGLYGDKDGKGGILKDEFPRLYSSEDEDGSSELCSYGDEEAKGVTLEDWLSGIGWYADDDFKLGMLEEEGKKKLRYCGTVDWLRRDPLAVLGSDIMLIILSCLDARSVALCLLVSCGWRALASTDMIWSSKCEELWQGKTHLPRIAKVNRLSKLALYSLSIMDGKRRIRREDLHDHVWEFHFTEYWRMLDPYWTGTGPPLRRYFLPDGSHTAEPDDQIWGGHESCYTIVTGMLADGKIRDHYVRINRWPQMYVTRKEDWSWEVSNDLCVYKSVPDSDKEDGTGPLL, from the exons ATGACAGAAACCAGAACCTGTGAGTTTGATCACAACAACAATCCAAAGAAGTCCACTGGGGATGAAGAACTCAAAGATGGTTCTTCTGGGTTGTGCTGTTATGGTGAAAAAGATGGTAAAGGTGGAATCTTAAAAGATGAGTTTTCTGGGCTGCTCTCTACTGGGGATGAAGTTGGGTTATCTGGGTTGTGTTGTTATGGTGAAAAAGATGTTAAAGGTGGAATCTTGGAAGCTGGTTTTTCTGGGTTGTTCTCTGATGATGCTGAAGATGATAAAGATGGAGTCTTGAGAGATGGTTTATCTGGGTTGTGCTCTAATGATGTTAAAGGTGGAGTCTTGAAAGAGAGTTTATCTGGGTTGTGCTCTTATGGTGCTGAAGATGACAAAGGTGGAATCTTGAAAGATGGATTATCTGGGTTTTGTTCTTATGGTACTGAAGGTGATAAAGGCGGAATCTTGGAAGGTGGATGTTCTGAGTTGCCTTCTTCTGGGGATGAAGATCGATGTTCTGTGTTGCCCTCTTCTGTGGATGAAGATGGGTTACCTGTGGTGTCCTGTGATGGTGATGAAGATGAGTTATCTGTGGTGTCCTGTTAtggtgatgaagatgataaaggtGGAATCTTGGAACATGGATTTTCTGGGTTGCCTTGCTCTAGGGATGAAAATGGGTTATCTGGGTTGTGTAATCATGGTGAAAAAGATGTTAAAGGTGGAATCTTGGAGAAGTGGTTATCTGGGTTGGGCTTATATGGTGATAAAGATGGTAAAGGTGGAATCCTGAAAGATGAGTTTCCTAGGTTGTACTCTTCTGAGGATGAAGATGGGTCATCTGAGTTGTGCTCTTATGGTGATGAAGAAGCTAAAGGTGTAACCTTGGAGGATTGGTTATCTGGAATTGGCTGGTATGCTGATGATGATTTTAAACTTGGAATGCTGGAAGAGGAAGGGAAGAAGAAACTGAGATATTGTGGAACTGTGGATTGGTTGAGGAGAGATCCACTAGCTGTTCTTGGATCAGATATCATGTTGATTATTTTGAGCTGTCTCGACGCACGCAGCGTGGCACTGTGTCTCCTTGTGTCTTGCGGATGGCGTGCTCTTGCTTCTACTGATATGATCTGGAGCTCCAAG TGTGAAGAATTGTGGCAAGGCAAAACACATTTGCCTCGGATAGCGAAAGTCAATAGATTGTCGAAGTTGGCGCTTTACTCATTGTCCATAATGGATGGTAAACGT CGAATAAGAAGGGAGGATTTGCATGATCATGTGTGGGAGTTCCATTTTACCGAG TATTGGCGAATGCTCGATCCCTACTGGACTGGAACAGGACCTCCCTTACGTCGTTATTTCCTTCCAGATGGAAGTCATACTGCAGAACCAGATGACCAGATATGGGGTGGTCATGAGTCTTGTTACACCATAGTTACTGGCATGCTTGCAGATGGGAAAATAAGAGATCACTATGTAAGGATTAATCGTTGGCCGCAGATGTATGTGACGAGAAAGGAAGATTGGAGCTGGGAGGTCTCTAATGACTTGTGTGTCTACAAGAGCGTACCAGATTCTGATAAAGAAGATGGGACAGGACCTTTGCTCTAG
- the LOC107864531 gene encoding uncharacterized protein LOC107864531 isoform X2 — translation MTETRTCEFDHNNNPKKSTGDEELKDGSSGLCCYGEKDGKGGILKDEFSGLLSTGDEVGLSGLCCYGEKDVKGGILEAGFSGLFSDDAEDDKDGVLRDGLSGLCSNDVKGGVLKESLSGLCSYGAEDDKGGILKDGLSGFCSYGTEGDKGGILEGGCSELPSSGDEDRCSVLPSSVDEDGLPVVSCDGDEDELSVVSCYGDEDDKGGILEHGFSGLPCSRDENGLSGLCNHGEKDVKGGILEKWLSGLGLYGDKDGKGGILKDEFPRLYSSEDEDGSSELCSYGDEEAKGVTLEDWLSGIGWYADDDFKLGMLEEEGKKKLRYCGTVDWLRRDPLAVLGSDIMLIILSCLDARSVALCLLVSCGWRALASTDMIWSSKCEELWQGKTHLPRIAKVNRLSKLALYSLSIMDGKRRIRREDLHDHVWEFHFTEAAPQYWRMLDPYWTGTGPPLRRYFLPDGSHTAEPDDQIWGGHESCYTIVTGMLADGKIRDHYVRINRWPQMYVTRKEDWSWEVSNDLCVYKSVPDSDKEDGTGPLL, via the exons ATGACAGAAACCAGAACCTGTGAGTTTGATCACAACAACAATCCAAAGAAGTCCACTGGGGATGAAGAACTCAAAGATGGTTCTTCTGGGTTGTGCTGTTATGGTGAAAAAGATGGTAAAGGTGGAATCTTAAAAGATGAGTTTTCTGGGCTGCTCTCTACTGGGGATGAAGTTGGGTTATCTGGGTTGTGTTGTTATGGTGAAAAAGATGTTAAAGGTGGAATCTTGGAAGCTGGTTTTTCTGGGTTGTTCTCTGATGATGCTGAAGATGATAAAGATGGAGTCTTGAGAGATGGTTTATCTGGGTTGTGCTCTAATGATGTTAAAGGTGGAGTCTTGAAAGAGAGTTTATCTGGGTTGTGCTCTTATGGTGCTGAAGATGACAAAGGTGGAATCTTGAAAGATGGATTATCTGGGTTTTGTTCTTATGGTACTGAAGGTGATAAAGGCGGAATCTTGGAAGGTGGATGTTCTGAGTTGCCTTCTTCTGGGGATGAAGATCGATGTTCTGTGTTGCCCTCTTCTGTGGATGAAGATGGGTTACCTGTGGTGTCCTGTGATGGTGATGAAGATGAGTTATCTGTGGTGTCCTGTTAtggtgatgaagatgataaaggtGGAATCTTGGAACATGGATTTTCTGGGTTGCCTTGCTCTAGGGATGAAAATGGGTTATCTGGGTTGTGTAATCATGGTGAAAAAGATGTTAAAGGTGGAATCTTGGAGAAGTGGTTATCTGGGTTGGGCTTATATGGTGATAAAGATGGTAAAGGTGGAATCCTGAAAGATGAGTTTCCTAGGTTGTACTCTTCTGAGGATGAAGATGGGTCATCTGAGTTGTGCTCTTATGGTGATGAAGAAGCTAAAGGTGTAACCTTGGAGGATTGGTTATCTGGAATTGGCTGGTATGCTGATGATGATTTTAAACTTGGAATGCTGGAAGAGGAAGGGAAGAAGAAACTGAGATATTGTGGAACTGTGGATTGGTTGAGGAGAGATCCACTAGCTGTTCTTGGATCAGATATCATGTTGATTATTTTGAGCTGTCTCGACGCACGCAGCGTGGCACTGTGTCTCCTTGTGTCTTGCGGATGGCGTGCTCTTGCTTCTACTGATATGATCTGGAGCTCCAAG TGTGAAGAATTGTGGCAAGGCAAAACACATTTGCCTCGGATAGCGAAAGTCAATAGATTGTCGAAGTTGGCGCTTTACTCATTGTCCATAATGGATGGTAAACGT CGAATAAGAAGGGAGGATTTGCATGATCATGTGTGGGAGTTCCATTTTACCGAG GCGGCTCCCCAGTATTGGCGAATGCTCGATCCCTACTGGACTGGAACAGGACCTCCCTTACGTCGTTATTTCCTTCCAGATGGAAGTCATACTGCAGAACCAGATGACCAGATATGGGGTGGTCATGAGTCTTGTTACACCATAGTTACTGGCATGCTTGCAGATGGGAAAATAAGAGATCACTATGTAAGGATTAATCGTTGGCCGCAGATGTATGTGACGAGAAAGGAAGATTGGAGCTGGGAGGTCTCTAATGACTTGTGTGTCTACAAGAGCGTACCAGATTCTGATAAAGAAGATGGGACAGGACCTTTGCTCTAG
- the LOC107864531 gene encoding uncharacterized protein LOC107864531 isoform X3 → MTETRTCEFDHNNNPKKSTGDEELKDGSSGLCCYGEKDGKGGILKDEFSGLLSTGDEVGLSGLCCYGEKDVKGGILEAGFSGLFSDDAEDDKDGVLRDGLSGLCSNDVKGGVLKESLSGLCSYGAEDDKGGILKDGLSGFCSYGTEGDKGGILEGGCSELPSSGDEDRCSVLPSSVDEDGLPVVSCDGDEDELSVVSCYGDEDDKGGILEHGFSGLPCSRDENGLSGLCNHGEKDVKGGILEKWLSGLGLYGDKDGKGGILKDEFPRLYSSEDEDGSSELCSYGDEEAKGVTLEDWLSGIGWYADDDFKLGMLEEEGKKKLRYCGTVDWLRRDPLAVLGSDIMLIILSCLDARSVALCLLVSCGWRALASTDMIWSSKCEELWQGKTHLPRIAKVNRLSKLALYSLSIMDGKRKRIRREDLHDHVWEFHFTEYWRMLDPYWTGTGPPLRRYFLPDGSHTAEPDDQIWGGHESCYTIVTGMLADGKIRDHYVRINRWPQMYVTRKEDWSWEVSNDLCVYKSVPDSDKEDGTGPLL, encoded by the exons ATGACAGAAACCAGAACCTGTGAGTTTGATCACAACAACAATCCAAAGAAGTCCACTGGGGATGAAGAACTCAAAGATGGTTCTTCTGGGTTGTGCTGTTATGGTGAAAAAGATGGTAAAGGTGGAATCTTAAAAGATGAGTTTTCTGGGCTGCTCTCTACTGGGGATGAAGTTGGGTTATCTGGGTTGTGTTGTTATGGTGAAAAAGATGTTAAAGGTGGAATCTTGGAAGCTGGTTTTTCTGGGTTGTTCTCTGATGATGCTGAAGATGATAAAGATGGAGTCTTGAGAGATGGTTTATCTGGGTTGTGCTCTAATGATGTTAAAGGTGGAGTCTTGAAAGAGAGTTTATCTGGGTTGTGCTCTTATGGTGCTGAAGATGACAAAGGTGGAATCTTGAAAGATGGATTATCTGGGTTTTGTTCTTATGGTACTGAAGGTGATAAAGGCGGAATCTTGGAAGGTGGATGTTCTGAGTTGCCTTCTTCTGGGGATGAAGATCGATGTTCTGTGTTGCCCTCTTCTGTGGATGAAGATGGGTTACCTGTGGTGTCCTGTGATGGTGATGAAGATGAGTTATCTGTGGTGTCCTGTTAtggtgatgaagatgataaaggtGGAATCTTGGAACATGGATTTTCTGGGTTGCCTTGCTCTAGGGATGAAAATGGGTTATCTGGGTTGTGTAATCATGGTGAAAAAGATGTTAAAGGTGGAATCTTGGAGAAGTGGTTATCTGGGTTGGGCTTATATGGTGATAAAGATGGTAAAGGTGGAATCCTGAAAGATGAGTTTCCTAGGTTGTACTCTTCTGAGGATGAAGATGGGTCATCTGAGTTGTGCTCTTATGGTGATGAAGAAGCTAAAGGTGTAACCTTGGAGGATTGGTTATCTGGAATTGGCTGGTATGCTGATGATGATTTTAAACTTGGAATGCTGGAAGAGGAAGGGAAGAAGAAACTGAGATATTGTGGAACTGTGGATTGGTTGAGGAGAGATCCACTAGCTGTTCTTGGATCAGATATCATGTTGATTATTTTGAGCTGTCTCGACGCACGCAGCGTGGCACTGTGTCTCCTTGTGTCTTGCGGATGGCGTGCTCTTGCTTCTACTGATATGATCTGGAGCTCCAAG TGTGAAGAATTGTGGCAAGGCAAAACACATTTGCCTCGGATAGCGAAAGTCAATAGATTGTCGAAGTTGGCGCTTTACTCATTGTCCATAATGGATGGTAAACGT aaGCGAATAAGAAGGGAGGATTTGCATGATCATGTGTGGGAGTTCCATTTTACCGAG TATTGGCGAATGCTCGATCCCTACTGGACTGGAACAGGACCTCCCTTACGTCGTTATTTCCTTCCAGATGGAAGTCATACTGCAGAACCAGATGACCAGATATGGGGTGGTCATGAGTCTTGTTACACCATAGTTACTGGCATGCTTGCAGATGGGAAAATAAGAGATCACTATGTAAGGATTAATCGTTGGCCGCAGATGTATGTGACGAGAAAGGAAGATTGGAGCTGGGAGGTCTCTAATGACTTGTGTGTCTACAAGAGCGTACCAGATTCTGATAAAGAAGATGGGACAGGACCTTTGCTCTAG
- the LOC107864531 gene encoding uncharacterized protein LOC107864531 isoform X1 — MTETRTCEFDHNNNPKKSTGDEELKDGSSGLCCYGEKDGKGGILKDEFSGLLSTGDEVGLSGLCCYGEKDVKGGILEAGFSGLFSDDAEDDKDGVLRDGLSGLCSNDVKGGVLKESLSGLCSYGAEDDKGGILKDGLSGFCSYGTEGDKGGILEGGCSELPSSGDEDRCSVLPSSVDEDGLPVVSCDGDEDELSVVSCYGDEDDKGGILEHGFSGLPCSRDENGLSGLCNHGEKDVKGGILEKWLSGLGLYGDKDGKGGILKDEFPRLYSSEDEDGSSELCSYGDEEAKGVTLEDWLSGIGWYADDDFKLGMLEEEGKKKLRYCGTVDWLRRDPLAVLGSDIMLIILSCLDARSVALCLLVSCGWRALASTDMIWSSKCEELWQGKTHLPRIAKVNRLSKLALYSLSIMDGKRKRIRREDLHDHVWEFHFTEAAPQYWRMLDPYWTGTGPPLRRYFLPDGSHTAEPDDQIWGGHESCYTIVTGMLADGKIRDHYVRINRWPQMYVTRKEDWSWEVSNDLCVYKSVPDSDKEDGTGPLL; from the exons ATGACAGAAACCAGAACCTGTGAGTTTGATCACAACAACAATCCAAAGAAGTCCACTGGGGATGAAGAACTCAAAGATGGTTCTTCTGGGTTGTGCTGTTATGGTGAAAAAGATGGTAAAGGTGGAATCTTAAAAGATGAGTTTTCTGGGCTGCTCTCTACTGGGGATGAAGTTGGGTTATCTGGGTTGTGTTGTTATGGTGAAAAAGATGTTAAAGGTGGAATCTTGGAAGCTGGTTTTTCTGGGTTGTTCTCTGATGATGCTGAAGATGATAAAGATGGAGTCTTGAGAGATGGTTTATCTGGGTTGTGCTCTAATGATGTTAAAGGTGGAGTCTTGAAAGAGAGTTTATCTGGGTTGTGCTCTTATGGTGCTGAAGATGACAAAGGTGGAATCTTGAAAGATGGATTATCTGGGTTTTGTTCTTATGGTACTGAAGGTGATAAAGGCGGAATCTTGGAAGGTGGATGTTCTGAGTTGCCTTCTTCTGGGGATGAAGATCGATGTTCTGTGTTGCCCTCTTCTGTGGATGAAGATGGGTTACCTGTGGTGTCCTGTGATGGTGATGAAGATGAGTTATCTGTGGTGTCCTGTTAtggtgatgaagatgataaaggtGGAATCTTGGAACATGGATTTTCTGGGTTGCCTTGCTCTAGGGATGAAAATGGGTTATCTGGGTTGTGTAATCATGGTGAAAAAGATGTTAAAGGTGGAATCTTGGAGAAGTGGTTATCTGGGTTGGGCTTATATGGTGATAAAGATGGTAAAGGTGGAATCCTGAAAGATGAGTTTCCTAGGTTGTACTCTTCTGAGGATGAAGATGGGTCATCTGAGTTGTGCTCTTATGGTGATGAAGAAGCTAAAGGTGTAACCTTGGAGGATTGGTTATCTGGAATTGGCTGGTATGCTGATGATGATTTTAAACTTGGAATGCTGGAAGAGGAAGGGAAGAAGAAACTGAGATATTGTGGAACTGTGGATTGGTTGAGGAGAGATCCACTAGCTGTTCTTGGATCAGATATCATGTTGATTATTTTGAGCTGTCTCGACGCACGCAGCGTGGCACTGTGTCTCCTTGTGTCTTGCGGATGGCGTGCTCTTGCTTCTACTGATATGATCTGGAGCTCCAAG TGTGAAGAATTGTGGCAAGGCAAAACACATTTGCCTCGGATAGCGAAAGTCAATAGATTGTCGAAGTTGGCGCTTTACTCATTGTCCATAATGGATGGTAAACGT aaGCGAATAAGAAGGGAGGATTTGCATGATCATGTGTGGGAGTTCCATTTTACCGAG GCGGCTCCCCAGTATTGGCGAATGCTCGATCCCTACTGGACTGGAACAGGACCTCCCTTACGTCGTTATTTCCTTCCAGATGGAAGTCATACTGCAGAACCAGATGACCAGATATGGGGTGGTCATGAGTCTTGTTACACCATAGTTACTGGCATGCTTGCAGATGGGAAAATAAGAGATCACTATGTAAGGATTAATCGTTGGCCGCAGATGTATGTGACGAGAAAGGAAGATTGGAGCTGGGAGGTCTCTAATGACTTGTGTGTCTACAAGAGCGTACCAGATTCTGATAAAGAAGATGGGACAGGACCTTTGCTCTAG